TCACATTACATAGGCTGGAATAATGGTATATTTATACATGTTATACTGATCTGCAGTTTTATTCTTAATGTTCTTATTCTGTTGTGGCCATTGGTTCTTCTTAGATATTAGGACCACCATGAAATCGAATTTTATCAGGAAAAGGATAACAACAGATAAAATTAAAGCAGATCGAAGTCGCAAGAATCTTTTCTCCTTTTCTTTCTGAATATATTTTTGATATATAATTGATTTCATTAGCTTTCTAAATCAAACTTCAAAGCATTCATAACGGAACATAACTCCTATTAAAAAGTCCGATCTGGAAAAGAATATATCTCTCTAGCTAAAGCGTGGGCAACCATATTAAACTTGGTAAAAAACAACGAAACCTTGTTTAATTCTCTGAGCATCCTACGACACTCCTTAACAATGCTTCCAAATTGAGACACCATTGCACATATGCCTCTTCTAATCTCAATACAAAGTAAACATTTACCACTAGACTATCTATCTCCTGCGGCCTGGCAATCTAACTGTCCTGTACATACAGTTATCAATTGACAGAATTTAGAAACTCCTGTGTGGATACTTCAACTCATATTTGAACCGCGGCCTAGACCTCATTTGATAAGAATTAcaaacagtattttaaaaaaCAAACAAACATCACACCATCAAGTTCTTACCATAAAAAACGGATATCTTGTAATCCTCGACCTTTTATTAACATCGGAAGATTAATCCTTGACCTTAAAAGGTAAAAATACAATACTTGATGCATTTCACCTCAGATTGCCAAAAAAGTTTAGTATCTGCTAGGCTAAAAGCACAATGCAACATCTTATTGCCAAATAGAATATCTGGCATGCTGCAGCAGATGTTACTGTAATTGTAATGTTATTGATGCGCATACTACTTATATCATATCACTGCCAAGGAATATTGACCAATCTGCAGATTGCACAATTTGTGgtatttaataaaaatatcagGTTGCAATTATCATTATGTACTCCAAATTTGTAAATATGCAGCCACAGACAGCTCAGAGAATTAAATATTGAATTGAAACAAATATATAACAGGATTATATATATTCCAATTGGAACCCTAGAACAAGATTCAATGGTTCAACACGATCACAGCATAGAAGTAACGTTAACATTATATAATGATAGGATAACAATTTAACCAGTTCAGGAGAGGAAAGAGGTAAATGTAATAAGCCTCAAAGTCATTCTTAGTAGCATACATGATGGTAGAATATATACCTCAGGCCTCTTAAAATAACATCCAAGTTAACAAAGAGTAGAATTATAAAcgaaatataaatatatattactGAAATTTAAAACTCCTATACGACACATACCAACTAGAAAATGATCTCGAATTCTCAAGTCTTCACATCACTTGACTCGATAACATACTACAATGTAGTAATTATTAAGTCTGCAAACTCACTTCTCGGATTCATTCTTCCTCGGCCCACCTTCTACTTCTTTCTCTCGCTCTTCCAACAACCTCCCAGCCTCCTCATCAGCTTGTTGTGATTTCTTCAGCGCTTCATTTGCCTTCATGTCCTGTAACTTTGCGTGATTATAATAAGCAACACCCAAGAAAGCCAGCCCGTATCCAACCAAATTAATAGCAGTCACCTTATCCTTGATCACAGACCAAGAAAACGCAATCAACAACCAATCCTTAACCACCCCAGCCACATTCATAGTCAATGCAGAAGTCTTCCCAACAAGCAAAAACACCGCAAGATTCAAAGCAAACGCACAAACAGAATTTGTCCcgaaaacaaagaaatcaaaatGAAAACTCGAAGTCTCCATCAACACAGGCAACTCAACAATAAACCAAGGCACAGACAAGAACACCAAACAACAAGGCGCAACATAATACAACGATGTAATCGGATTCAACTTAATCCCCTTAGCATTCAacaaaatctgaatcaaaaccaaCCTAGTAGCCTCAAATGCAACAGCCCCTAATTGCAaaacaactccaaacacatcaaaCTTAGCCTCACCATAAGCAGCAATCCCTACCCCAAAACTAATCGAAACCATATTAACCATAGTATCCGACTTAAACGACTCTTTCTTAAACATAACTCCAATAGAATAAACAGCAACAGGCATAAGGGCTTTCAACATTTGTATAAAACTCACAGATAAATAAATATAAGCAGAATTAGACAACCAAAGACTAAGAGCATAAAGAGCACCAATAGGCACTACAGACTTCAAATAAAGATCTTTAGACATAGTCACAGGCTCAACAATCTTGAAAAAATTAACAAGAACAAAAGCAAGTGATGAACAAAAGGCCATGTGAATCATTGTAAGAGAAATAGGGTAAGGCCAGTTATAAAGCTTCTTATCTAAGATGTACTTGTTGTAGACAATAACAGAGAAACTGAGGAAGATCCAGACAGCAACATAAGCATAAGACAgcaagactttcttgagtacaCCTTCAGACAAAGCTCCTCCTTTTCCCATGATGTTTTTTAAGGTTAAAGATTTGATTTTGATGGGATTTTTTGATAAATAAGCCAAACCCTGAGATGGGGTTTGAGATTGAGGGATTAAAGATGGGTGTGTAGATAGATACAGGAAAGTTTGTATGTATAGTAATGTGTTTGGGGATGAAAGAGTTGAGTTGGAGATTAAGAAGAGTTACATATGTAGTAGGAAACTAGTAGCTGTAGATTAACTAGCTTTGAAGTACAAGATACTTAAAATAATACAATGTTGACTTCTGTGTATTATTGATCTCTTCAAATTTAGGAGTACAATTAACgttaaaaaataaaattgtacAATTGCCCATAACTTTTTTTAAAATGTGTAAGGTATGatgtatatttttttaaatttttttaatgataTTAAAGTATGCGTTATACTAAAAACACTTACCTAGCAAAAAAATACGATACAAAATTTTAAGTATTTATGAAAACTTACAAGTACTTATCATGTTTAAAGAAATCAGCCGgtttttcaaaattttccaatAATTTATCTAAAAATCGGTTAAAAATATTTGTTCAATTTGACAAATTTTTGATAAATCATCTGtttttttaaaatcaaataataaataataaattaataatttaacCGAATAATTCCTAGTTCCAAAATATAAAACCATGATATCTATACATTAAAAATGTTATTGATCAATAACGTGCATACTCACACTAATTGTTTATATATCAATTTTACATATCCTTTGTAATTAGTTGTACTTGGAATAATTGACAATTGAATATGGGATGACAAGAGTCTCAAATGTTAGTGGTTTATTTTTCACTTGTTGCGGGTCATGCGTGTATTCGATTCTCATTTATTTTCAAGATTTATTAGCATAAATGTCTTAATTTGAAGTTAACAATATTTTTAACTTATATTTATACGGTATATAAGTCTAATTATCAGATAATCGAGTATGATCTAAAATATCTTACAATCACTTATATAATGTATATAACAAAAACAATGCAAAGAAAAaagatatttttattttaaaaataaagaaCTTTGATTTTTAGTATCAGCCATAGTTTAGagttaaatatattattttcttAGCAATGTTGCTTAGTTAATTGGATTaatgataaaaaaaaatattaaaaaatagaaAGAAAAAAGTAAAAAAAGGGAGAAATAGCAAGTACATTGGTGAATCATGAGTTGAAATGGATTGGCTAATGCGGGAGGAGTGGGGCAGTTCATGTGACACGCAACCACAAAACCCGAGACTTTCACATGGGACAGTACGATCCCACTGTCTTTAATTCATTTTTGAGCCAGTTTCGGTGAAGATCGTACCTTTGGTAAATACACACGTGCCATTTACACATTTGACGTGCGTTTTCTGTATTTAAACCTTGGTTCCTTCATGTGTCGGTCAACAACGTGTCAAAGGCTTTAGAGCATCTCGAATAAGGAATTGTCCGGATAGTTGCAATCTTTTCGAATCGTAATATATATTTCCTccaaatttttttaattttgaatttttttctcaaaatttgtaatttttataatataaacggttatcttctagttttatttaatttatttattacagttatttaggtttcgtttattttaaaatataaaactgaTATTATAGTTTAACGTTAAAACACATAAATAGCGTGCTCAATATGATTCAGAAATTGGAAAAATATGTGGTCTTACTCGCTTTATGGAGTTTTATGGAATTACGATATATAATCTTGTTTTATTTGATTATCATGGAGATGGGGTCTTTAATGTCAAGATATATAAGGAAGCGACAATTGAGATAAACTACCCGATGATAGAACCAAATGAGTGGATGTTAAATAAACCGGAATGGAAAGACGAAGAATTCATGGTTGTCTATGGAAACATTCAGTTTCAGAAATCTGTTGTTATGTTAGTTTATGATGGTTTCCTGAACAAAACTGAAGTTTACCGTATTAGCGTAAATAATGCAGACTTGCAAGGTGATGAGATTGATCTGGTAAGATTTATTTGCAATTATTTTTCATATCAGGTCGCATTCATACTTTAATACCAGTGTGTATATGCTGGATACCTGAacaaatttattattttcttaattttttacGATATTTTTTCCagttttattaaattaatataagtatattaaattattttacgAACCTAGTTAAGAAagaatttttttttgttaaatttaaCGAATTGCTTCCGTTTTTTATGTATATGTCCTCGTTTAAcatttaaatatattattatatttaactaACTGCATTGGTTATTTTTCGTGCATCAGACCTCGTTTATTATTTATAGATATGAAAAGTGAAACGAAGTAGTAcaatattttcattataaaattatgaaaattttttTTTGTCCGCTAACACAAAAATTCGTCCACAACTCATATAATTTTAACTATATTATAAAAAATGCCAAAGTCTTACTTAAAAAAATGCTAAAGTCTTAACTTTTAAAGTTGTAAAAATTTACGTATTATATTCAAAAATGAtgtaatatattataattataaaattagtaaTCACTATTTTTTTCTCCGCTAACACAACATTCCGTCCACAACTCATATAACTTAAAATTTATTCTAAGAATTAtgcaaaattcaaatattttcaacatatctcatttgatttattatgtaattaaattaaattagttttaaattatttagtgatacaataaaaaaatttattgattCATAGAAAGGATTTTTTTTCCCCGCAAACACTTAAATTCGTCCACAGCTCATATAATTTTCATTGTATTCTAAAAAATGTCAGAGTCTTGCTTATAAAAAATGCCAAAGgcttattttttaaaattttcttaaattatgtaatatatttttattaaaaaattgttAATCAATATTTTTTTCTCCGCTAACACAACATTCCGTTCACAACtcatataattttaaatttattctaataattatgtaaaattcaaatatttttaacttatctcatttgatttattacgtaattaaattaaattatttttaaattgtttagtgatacaataaaaatttatttattggtTCATAAAAAGGATATAGGTCAAAAGTAGTTGAATTTATTACTTCTGTCTAGTGTACAAAAAGGGTTGCATGCAGATATAAGACCGGCCGTTTCTCTCGATTCCTGCTCAAATCCCCGATGTAGAATGTTTATCAATCCTCATACCAAGCTCAATCATCGGATAATCTACACTACGGTACTAATTCCTCAATCCTCTGTCATTGTCTCTTTAATTTGAAGTTCGGTTGTATGCTTCAATTTGTCTCAATCGGTTGTTATAGTAGTTTATCTAACTTATCTGGTCGGATCTGTATGATCATTGAGAATGTAATTCAAGTTGTATTGATCTTAATTGATGCATGTAAAGACTTAATCAGATCGGGTTATAAATAGTAGTATCCGcataatttgagaaacagagCAAATTGATGTTTTATTTTATGAGTAGTAAACATGTAGGTATGTTCTATTTGATATATGCATTCACATTTGTAgttttttcttttgtttaaaaTCATGGTAAGGAATTTTATATGGGATACTCTTCCTCAATTGTACATTATCTGTTATACTCGGTGCCCAATTTATCATTTTTTTAGTAGTCTCCGCACAATGTGAGAAGCAGAGAAAATTGATATTTAATTTTAGCAGTAGTAAACATCGAGGTATGTAGAATTCGATATATGAATTCACAATTGtagttttttattttgtttaaagtCATGACCAAGTCATTTGATATGCGATACTCTGCTGTAATTGTACAGTAATTTTTGTTATACTCGGTGTAGAATTTCGATAATTTAGTAATGGTGAATACAGTGGCTTTAGTAATAGTGATTACTTGTTGTTCTACTCTGTTTTTCTCAGTCGTGATACCATAGACGGATTTCCAAAGTTTAGTTTGTTGCAATGGGTATAATGATTCGAATGTGTTCCTCATTCTTGCTACTTAATTGACAGTTGATTTAGTACAATTTTTCTGGCAAGTAAACATCGGAACAGTCTTGCTACTTTTTAGATGAATTAGGAGATGATAGTGTTACAGAGGATCCGATATACAATCATTGTCATTTCATATGAGCTATATTGCCTATTTATATTGCAGATATGAGTGGAAATACTGATTTCCGTAATGCAAACATGCAAACCTTGAAATTCACTATCAATCCTTATAATGTACTATAATATATTTATCATTTTTAACTCTACATATTATGTGTGCTCTTTATCCAACATTACATCAACTTAGGTACTTTAGCGAGGAAAATCCATTGTTCTTTGTAACTCTCCCACGTGATGACATAGACCTTCGTGAAATGGTATATTTTACTAATATAATGCTAATGTGCATTCTATTATCATTTGATCTTATTGCATGCCTAAAGAATTTAATGATATTATATGATTTAAAAGTACTAATGTGAAAACAAATTTGTCAATTTCCAGAAACTATCTAATAACTTTGTCAATAGTCTTCGAGAATCTATTCCTAGTAAAGTAATTCTTGTTCTTGCTAATGGACATGAAACCTATGTGAATTTTAAGAATTCGGAACAGTCTCTCTGTCACATGAAAGAGTTCAACATTGATTGTCGAGGTTTGTTCGGTTCCACTTTGATTTACTCTTATAACGACAATGGGAAATTCTTTGTGAATTGTTTGAAGGATGACCTCTGCGAGGTTATATACTTCAAGAATATGACAATTCCACGCGGCACTTTCTATGATCAAGGTACTATACACAAACTTCATAAAAATCTTGTTAGACTACTATGATAAAAATAAAGTTTCTTATGAATGATATATTTTTTCAGATTTAATGACCGGTATAGGATGGAAGTTCCTGGTGTTTCTTAACAATCCTGCATTTCAAAATGGAGAAATTGTAAGAACACTATTTTCTGTCAAAGTCAGTTATTTTATGTTTCTGCTATTAAGGTAAAAATAAGTAGATTATAGTGTTATCGACCATATCCACTTGTACAGAGCCTATAATTCTGTGCACTTTAGTAATTTATCCATTTATTAGTAAAATATAAAAGTTGGTACTTTATTAATCTTTGATCTTTGATAGCCAATTTCTGCACATTTCTGAAGAGCATTTGGGAAGCTGCTACCACCTAAAGTACAGTTCTACATGAGAAATGGAAGTCGATATGAAGGAACGTGTTCCAAAACTGAGAGAAATATGTATGACCTTAAAGATCTTGTGCGAGAATATGGTTTGAGCGAGACTGACAAAGTTTTGTTTAGAGCTGTTCGCGAACCGAGCTGTTCGCGAACtgagctcgagctcggctcgttaagggctcggttcgttaagggctcgagctcgagctcgaacacaaaaatgtgttcgttaagaaaacgagctcgagccgagcttttggcatgttcggctcgagctcggctcggctcgaaaaaaattattattttttaatatatttaattattatgaattttattcagattttttataaatatttttaaattattgaactatactaatgtcaaaatatatattttagtaatttgaaaaaattcagatattaaaaattaattttttaatttgatattttaataattaacaagtgatttgactactacttgtaactagtatttatttccagatcggtgtttcgattttttgaaattatttataaatgatccaaccgtacgaatgtgaagatctatatatttaagtgatataataaaaaaattagaaaaaataaatatatttggtttgctattttaacagttaaatagtagtttgactagtacttctaccatattaatgtttcgattttttaaaaaatatttatgaatgatccaaccgtacagatgttaatatctatatattttagtgatatgacaaaaattttagaaaaaaacaaatgtatttgatttgttattttaacagtcaacatgtgttttgacctttacttgtaactagtgtttagtctcattttaatgtttcaatttttaaaaaatatttatgaatgatccaaccatacagatgttaatatctatatattttagtgacatgataaaaattttagaaaaaaattaatgtatttggtttgttattttaacagtcaaccggtgttttgacctttacttataactagtgtttagtctcgtattaatgttttgatttttttaaaaaaagttaaagatgatccaaccgtacggatattaatatctatatattttagtgacatgataaaaattttagaaaagaataaatttattttgtttgttattttgacaatcaacccCTTGTTTGAATAGTACTTGTAACTAAtgtttagtctcgtattcatgttttgatttttttaaaaattgttattcctagtggactaacaatgagatttacagaaggggggttgaatgtaaatctcaaaactttttcaagttttgagcagtttatgaaagttgtgtgttcaagaagaacaagtgtgtgaattgctttaagctaatacagacagatatatattcaagcacaaatgtaaagaacacaacagaccttaaaaacttttctggtggatttgttgttccaccagagatggtattttagaaaatctgtgattaaacaatgttgatcacaactgcatcctagtacaaactagatgaattttctctcaatatttttctaaacagctctggaaaatctctcatctaattactagcttctacttggtttatatattaccaagtgtacaagtgaagaacaatataaaatacagtaataaaataagatcttcacttgcttcttttcctgttcactccagtactttgttgactattgcatctttgtactagagaagaacgactgctttttctgttgttcctgaaattcggctaccacatctcagttgtctctatcaacccatgtgcctctgtttgtaggtacaactaccccttatcaacggctaatcatcagaacatccgttgaagctttcatccgttgatgcactcatccgttgaaggatgttatccgttgaagctttcatccgttgatgcactcatccgttgaaggatgttatccgttgatgactttatccgttgaagctttagagacatccgtcgaagcttagcttctcatccgttgaaggtctttaagtcatccgttgataccacttcacttatacaaaattacaaggcatgaagtatttacaattggccttcctatctgcatatcatctagtagtcaacatgactcatagtttctctcaacttccaagaattacattttaaatacagagactgaaatatgctacaacactagacttatttctaagtaaagctacaccatcaacggatagccaaagtggtcttatccgttgaggctacagacactaaatttctacttaagtattttgttaaacatatcatcaaactaatgcacatacattcctaacaatctccccctatttatgtctataagaattgtaggcataaattcagggttaacttgatgataacaaaacacttaacagatatatgaattgaaactaagtagaaatttaaaaatgctgcaaaagtgtatgtactaggagataattgaagatttacagtgtttccaaggacactcctttagtttgagcaaatcatctttttcttctttgttccctggttttctttcctagccttttgtcattttcctcaatttggagttggagttgtctgaagaattcagcttcatcttcaacactgacatccaacttagattgcatttctttgagagtttcattgctggcaatcttgagttggtcttcaagtctgaaaaatcttctgactcctttatcatctctaaattccatcaaccaatgaggtgatttgagaattttcatttccctttcttgaatgagtaaagtcctgggtaaagcattgggctccctccaagttttccttatattggctatcttgttgagaatttcagtcttggcggttctggtaaagccagaatccttttgtatagctgaatagactctaatcaaggtagagtagccttcatccagaatcctgtggagaggccatgttctttccccagctcctttatatctgaacactaatctctctggtaaccgtctgtaggcagctattccccttacatcctccagctcatccagatagagttcaatgtctgaaatttcttttatgtcacagatgtgaacataatcatctttagaaatgggtgacttaggcttaggtttttgtttttgagtgaatttcttagaggttatgggaggtgtagattttggttttcttttctgtttctttggtagtggaagagtggttagaaaggtaggcaatttgatagtgtcccaatcaataggttcctcttttggaatgattggttcaccatggatgtttattgtgggatcagcaacaaggggttcaggtatggaaggtagtggtttagatatagatttggttacttcagtgttatctccactccttctatgtgccttggcctttcttctgtttcccttctgccattcctctctttcttccacactctcaccaaatatactccctaaaacctcatctaggtttgtagtcttgtcttcacccctgacttcaatccctttttctttttcaactagacttgactttagctgttgttcaagctttgcttgtgctcttttgtcagcctttaattgcttgtcttcttccttcttggctattgagaatttgggatgtccttgcatcacacatatgctctttccctctctaatgataatagctctatttttccttacagcctcatccatggtctttttgagataagcaatacttctgcctaaaatcttgttctcatcagcttttggaggaggaaagtccacttcttttaaaggattctttgttgagtccttattggatctttcattgggcttgagaattatagcttgtagttctttggaagaagcttctccatccttatgactccctactggcatgagctccatgttgatt
The sequence above is drawn from the Apium graveolens cultivar Ventura chromosome 2, ASM990537v1, whole genome shotgun sequence genome and encodes:
- the LOC141708899 gene encoding putative sugar phosphate/phosphate translocator At4g32390; the encoded protein is MGKGGALSEGVLKKVLLSYAYVAVWIFLSFSVIVYNKYILDKKLYNWPYPISLTMIHMAFCSSLAFVLVNFFKIVEPVTMSKDLYLKSVVPIGALYALSLWLSNSAYIYLSVSFIQMLKALMPVAVYSIGVMFKKESFKSDTMVNMVSISFGVGIAAYGEAKFDVFGVVLQLGAVAFEATRLVLIQILLNAKGIKLNPITSLYYVAPCCLVFLSVPWFIVELPVLMETSSFHFDFFVFGTNSVCAFALNLAVFLLVGKTSALTMNVAGVVKDWLLIAFSWSVIKDKVTAINLVGYGLAFLGVAYYNHAKLQDMKANEALKKSQQADEEAGRLLEEREKEVEGGPRKNESEK